One genomic region from Haladaptatus caseinilyticus encodes:
- a CDS encoding winged helix-turn-helix transcriptional regulator, with protein sequence MTEQLNQLEIWCEGEEWCPITSTTTLIGKKWHPVIIHRLLEYGPSGFNELKRAVDGISSKVLSDSLEDLETKQLVSREIVNQKPVRVEYSLTGHGESLRPVITSMRDWGMGYLTPAKDVDSSIA encoded by the coding sequence ATGACCGAGCAATTGAATCAACTCGAAATTTGGTGTGAGGGGGAGGAGTGGTGTCCAATTACCTCCACGACCACACTTATCGGGAAGAAATGGCACCCAGTAATCATACACCGTCTGCTCGAATACGGTCCAAGTGGGTTCAACGAACTGAAGCGGGCCGTGGATGGTATCTCCAGCAAAGTACTCTCCGATAGTCTCGAAGATCTCGAAACCAAACAGCTCGTTTCGCGTGAGATCGTCAATCAGAAACCGGTCCGTGTCGAATACTCGCTTACTGGCCACGGCGAGTCGCTCCGTCCAGTTATCACCTCGATGCGAGACTGGGGGATGGGGTATCTCACTCCGGCAAAGGATGTGGACTCATCGATCGCGTAG